One stretch of Candidatus Binataceae bacterium DNA includes these proteins:
- the guaA gene encoding glutamine-hydrolyzing GMP synthase → MILILDFGSQYTQLIARRVREARVYCEIHPYNLAPAKLCAMRPRGIILSGGPASLYDSGAPDISDEVLDAGCPVLGICYGMYVIAAHLGAHSAGAHSREYGPATLTIDEADPLFDGLTGHQHQVWMSHGDRVEALPPSACAIAHSANSPYAAIRTLDGRMRGIQFHPEVVHTPSGAQVLSNFVRGICGEPGDWTMASFVESQLAAIHARVGPRDQVLMALSGGVDSSVAAALIHRAIGDRLKCVFVDTALLRAGERARMEETFAHRLGLALKVVDASALFLERLAGVFDPEQKRRIIGHTFIDVFEKEAAALVGARYLGQGTLYPDVIESVSAKGPSAMIKSHHNVGGLPERMKLELLEPLRELFKDEVRGVGRELGLGAEIVEREPFPGPGLAVRIVGEVTRERLELLRRADQIVMEEVAAAQLGVAIWQAFAVLLPLKTVGVMGDGRSYESVIAIRAVESQDGMTADWARLDPAFLARVSNRITNEVRGVNRVVYDITSKPPATIEWE, encoded by the coding sequence GTGATCCTCATCCTCGATTTCGGCAGTCAGTACACGCAGCTCATCGCGCGGCGGGTGCGCGAAGCGCGCGTCTACTGCGAGATTCATCCCTACAATCTCGCGCCCGCCAAACTGTGCGCGATGCGCCCGCGCGGGATCATCCTGTCGGGCGGCCCGGCGAGTCTTTACGACTCCGGCGCCCCGGATATCAGCGACGAGGTGCTCGACGCCGGATGTCCCGTCCTCGGCATCTGCTACGGCATGTACGTCATCGCCGCTCATCTGGGAGCTCACAGCGCGGGTGCGCATTCGCGCGAGTACGGCCCGGCGACGTTGACGATCGACGAAGCCGATCCGCTGTTCGACGGCCTCACCGGTCATCAACATCAAGTCTGGATGAGTCACGGTGATCGCGTCGAGGCCCTGCCCCCTTCGGCCTGCGCGATCGCGCACAGCGCGAATTCGCCCTACGCCGCGATTCGCACGCTGGACGGCCGGATGCGCGGTATCCAGTTCCACCCCGAAGTCGTGCATACGCCCTCCGGCGCGCAGGTACTGAGCAATTTCGTCCGCGGCATCTGCGGCGAGCCCGGCGACTGGACGATGGCGAGCTTCGTCGAGAGCCAGTTGGCTGCGATCCACGCTCGCGTCGGTCCGCGCGATCAGGTTCTGATGGCGCTCTCGGGCGGGGTTGATTCCTCCGTCGCCGCCGCCCTGATTCATCGCGCGATCGGTGATCGCCTGAAATGCGTCTTCGTCGATACCGCACTGCTGCGCGCGGGCGAACGCGCGCGGATGGAAGAGACTTTCGCTCATCGCCTGGGACTCGCACTCAAAGTTGTCGACGCCTCCGCGCTGTTTCTCGAACGCCTCGCGGGCGTATTCGACCCGGAACAAAAACGCCGCATCATCGGCCATACGTTTATCGATGTTTTTGAGAAAGAGGCCGCGGCCTTGGTCGGCGCTCGTTACCTTGGTCAGGGCACCCTCTATCCCGACGTCATCGAATCAGTTTCCGCCAAGGGCCCGTCGGCGATGATCAAGAGTCATCACAACGTCGGCGGCTTGCCCGAACGGATGAAGCTCGAACTGCTCGAACCGCTGCGCGAGCTGTTCAAGGACGAAGTGCGCGGGGTCGGACGCGAGCTCGGCCTCGGCGCGGAGATCGTCGAACGCGAGCCCTTTCCCGGCCCGGGGCTCGCCGTCCGCATCGTCGGCGAGGTCACGCGCGAGCGCCTCGAACTGCTACGGCGCGCCGATCAAATCGTCATGGAAGAAGTCGCCGCAGCTCAGCTCGGCGTCGCGATTTGGCAAGCCTTCGCGGTGCTGCTGCCGCTCAAGACCGTCGGCGTGATGGGCGACGGCCGCAGCTACGAAAGCGTCATCGCGATCCGCGCGGTCGAGTCGCAGGACGGCATGACCGCCGATTGGGCGCGGCTCGATCCAGCTTTTCTGGCGCGCGTCTCCAACCGGATTACCAATGAAGTGCGCGGCGTCAACCGCGTCGTGTACGACATCACTTCGAAACCGCCCGCCACGATCGAGTGGGAGTAG
- the gltX gene encoding glutamate--tRNA ligase: MTVRTRYAPSPTGALHIGNVRSGLFAYLFARHNHGVFILRIDDTDVERSTAESLDEILESLRWLGVTWDEGPPDSKYFQSNRFERYRASALQVLRAGKAYPCYCSAAELDAMRQQAQREHRKPGYDGRCRDRTPPADLAKIELPDKSAGRNYTIRFRSPREGETVVDDLIKGRAVFANSELDDLIIFRSDGVPTYNFATVLDDADFGITHVVRGDDHLPNTPRQMQIFYALGLTPPAYAHLPMVMGADGQKLSKRHGATSVFAYRDLGYFPEALLNYLVRLGWSHGDQEIFSLQEMFDYFDFAECGKSAGIFNAEKLLWLNFHYMKERPLEQLAREVRPFIEKRGWTVPGDDAWLCKMIATLRERAKTLVELVDFAGFYLNDAITIDLKAAAKFLKPEMAEPLTTLAADLHALGDDFTELAIQTVFERVLAKYELKLGQLAQPVRVALTGGTVSPGIYEVIAVLGRSRTVARLQSALSF, encoded by the coding sequence ATGACCGTTCGCACCCGTTACGCCCCAAGTCCCACCGGGGCATTGCATATCGGCAACGTCCGTTCGGGGCTCTTCGCCTATCTCTTCGCGCGCCACAATCACGGCGTCTTTATTCTGCGCATCGACGACACCGATGTAGAAAGGTCGACCGCCGAATCCCTCGACGAAATCCTCGAGAGCCTCCGCTGGCTCGGCGTTACGTGGGACGAGGGTCCGCCCGATTCGAAATATTTCCAGTCGAACCGTTTTGAACGTTATCGCGCGAGCGCTCTCCAAGTGTTGCGCGCCGGTAAGGCCTACCCCTGCTATTGTTCCGCCGCCGAGCTCGACGCGATGCGCCAGCAGGCCCAGCGCGAGCATCGCAAGCCGGGCTACGACGGCCGCTGTCGCGATCGCACGCCGCCCGCTGATCTCGCGAAGATTGAACTGCCCGACAAGTCGGCCGGCCGCAACTACACGATTCGCTTCCGTTCGCCGCGCGAGGGCGAAACCGTCGTCGACGATCTAATCAAGGGCCGCGCCGTCTTCGCCAACAGCGAGCTCGACGACCTGATTATCTTCCGCTCCGACGGCGTGCCGACCTACAACTTCGCGACTGTGCTCGACGATGCCGACTTTGGCATCACACACGTCGTGCGCGGCGACGACCATCTGCCGAATACCCCGCGCCAGATGCAGATTTTCTACGCCCTCGGCCTGACGCCGCCCGCGTATGCGCACCTCCCGATGGTGATGGGGGCCGACGGCCAAAAGCTCTCGAAGCGTCACGGCGCGACTTCCGTCTTTGCCTATCGCGACCTCGGCTATTTCCCCGAGGCGCTGCTCAATTACCTCGTCCGCCTCGGTTGGTCGCACGGCGATCAGGAAATCTTTTCACTGCAGGAGATGTTCGACTATTTCGACTTCGCCGAGTGTGGCAAGTCGGCCGGCATCTTCAACGCCGAGAAGCTGCTCTGGCTTAACTTTCATTACATGAAAGAACGCCCGCTCGAGCAGCTCGCGCGCGAAGTCCGCCCATTCATCGAGAAACGCGGATGGACCGTGCCCGGCGACGACGCCTGGCTCTGCAAAATGATCGCGACGCTGCGCGAACGCGCCAAGACTCTCGTCGAGCTGGTCGATTTCGCGGGCTTCTACCTCAACGACGCCATCACCATTGACCTGAAGGCCGCGGCGAAGTTCCTCAAGCCCGAGATGGCCGAGCCGCTGACAACGCTTGCGGCGGACCTCCACGCGCTCGGTGACGACTTTACGGAGCTTGCAATCCAGACCGTCTTTGAACGCGTGCTCGCGAAATACGAGCTCAAGCTCGGCCAGCTCGCCCAACCGGTGCGTGTCGCCCTGACTGGCGGTACTGTCAGTCCCGGAATTTATGAAGTGATCGCAGTCCTCGGCCGCTCCCGCACGGTCGCCCGCCTGCAGTCGGCATTATCCTTCTGA
- a CDS encoding M1 family metallopeptidase, with protein MFDQETTLSADKALEHRLPATVTPERYELRLTPDLVAYTFAGEETVAIKVHAATSEIVLNALELTLDEATVERAGKTIRAIRVELEAERERAHLHFAETLESGDWTLRVKFNGILNDKLHGFYRSQYTDAAGKTHKLATTQFEATDARRAFPCWDEPALKAVYSVTLIVDEGLSALSNAGIASERALGGGKKEVVFKDTIKMSTYLLAFIVGEFEATAPIDAGTPLRVVHVPGKRALTPWAAQIGAFSLKFFADYYDIPYPGDKLDLIAIPDFAAGAMENLGAITFRETALLADEKTASRAELERVADVVAHENAHMWFGDLVTMKWWNGIWLNEAFATFMEMLAVDAWKPHWKRWDSFGVSRAAAMAIDALKSTRSIEYTVLSPEDCRSMFDILTYEKGAAVLRMLEQYLGAEQFRKGISRYLKRHQYANTETGDLWDALQESSGQPVRSMMDTWIFQQGFPVISVAAAPDQKSLRFMQRRFFYLPPESAEAQLWHVPLIVRVRTDKGISTHRVLMTGAEATLELPGKVEWALVNENGSGFFRVRYAADLLHALTISRDQLQPIERFGLVSDTWAATVAGLTPLSDFLAMARLFRDETDLNVWRALLGAFNYLDMIVTDAQRAQLADAVRTIFGPAAARLGWQASSGDDELTRQLRGNLMSMLGTLGNDPAIQSKAAELYTEWDRNPASADRDLVPALIAILAHCGDAARYAEFKQHFKSARTPQEEQRYLFSLAGFPGIEVLRQTMAMTLNGEVRTQNAPFLMHSLLYNSTSRYEAWEFVRRNWDAMIDKYPDSALPRMCEAIVGLLDRQDEVNAFFEQHKVRLGGKIIDQHLERLAVAVEFRRREGAKLEASLRG; from the coding sequence ATGTTTGATCAGGAAACCACGCTCAGCGCAGATAAAGCCCTCGAGCACCGTCTGCCGGCCACCGTCACGCCCGAGCGCTACGAACTCAGACTGACGCCTGACCTGGTGGCGTACACCTTTGCCGGCGAGGAAACGGTCGCAATCAAGGTGCACGCCGCGACCAGCGAAATCGTCCTCAACGCGCTCGAACTTACGCTCGACGAGGCCACAGTCGAGCGCGCGGGCAAGACCATACGCGCGATCCGGGTCGAACTCGAAGCCGAGCGCGAGCGCGCTCATCTGCACTTCGCTGAGACGCTTGAGTCCGGCGACTGGACACTGCGCGTCAAGTTCAACGGCATCCTCAACGACAAGCTCCACGGCTTTTATCGCAGTCAATACACCGACGCCGCAGGCAAAACCCATAAGCTCGCGACCACGCAGTTCGAGGCCACCGACGCGCGCCGCGCCTTCCCCTGCTGGGACGAACCCGCGCTCAAGGCAGTTTACAGCGTGACGCTGATTGTCGACGAAGGACTTTCGGCGCTGTCGAACGCGGGCATCGCGAGCGAGCGCGCGCTCGGCGGCGGCAAGAAGGAAGTCGTCTTCAAGGACACCATCAAGATGTCCACCTACCTGCTGGCCTTCATCGTCGGCGAGTTCGAGGCGACCGCACCGATTGACGCCGGCACGCCTTTGCGCGTCGTGCATGTGCCGGGCAAACGCGCGCTGACGCCGTGGGCCGCGCAAATCGGCGCATTCTCCCTGAAATTCTTCGCCGACTATTACGACATCCCGTATCCCGGCGACAAGCTCGATCTGATCGCGATCCCGGACTTTGCCGCCGGTGCGATGGAAAATCTGGGCGCCATCACCTTTCGCGAAACCGCCCTGCTGGCCGACGAGAAGACCGCGTCGCGCGCCGAGCTCGAACGCGTCGCCGACGTCGTCGCGCACGAAAACGCGCACATGTGGTTCGGCGATCTCGTCACGATGAAGTGGTGGAACGGCATCTGGCTGAACGAGGCCTTCGCCACCTTCATGGAGATGCTCGCCGTCGACGCGTGGAAACCGCACTGGAAACGCTGGGACAGTTTCGGCGTCTCGCGCGCCGCCGCGATGGCGATCGACGCGCTCAAGAGCACCCGCTCCATCGAGTACACCGTGCTCAGTCCCGAAGACTGCCGCTCAATGTTCGACATCCTGACCTACGAGAAGGGCGCCGCGGTGCTGCGGATGCTCGAGCAGTACCTGGGCGCAGAGCAGTTTCGCAAGGGCATCTCGCGGTATCTGAAGAGACACCAGTACGCCAATACCGAAACCGGCGACCTCTGGGACGCCTTGCAGGAGTCCTCGGGCCAGCCGGTGCGCTCGATGATGGATACGTGGATTTTCCAGCAGGGCTTTCCGGTGATCAGCGTCGCTGCAGCGCCCGATCAAAAATCGCTCCGCTTTATGCAGCGCCGCTTTTTCTATCTGCCGCCTGAATCAGCCGAAGCCCAACTCTGGCATGTTCCGCTGATCGTGCGCGTCCGCACCGATAAAGGCATCTCCACTCATCGCGTCCTGATGACTGGCGCGGAGGCGACGCTCGAGCTGCCGGGCAAAGTCGAATGGGCGCTGGTCAATGAGAACGGCAGCGGCTTCTTTCGCGTCCGTTATGCCGCCGACCTACTCCACGCGTTGACCATAAGCCGCGACCAGCTCCAGCCGATCGAGCGTTTCGGACTGGTCAGCGACACCTGGGCGGCGACCGTCGCGGGTCTCACCCCGCTCAGCGACTTTCTCGCGATGGCGCGGCTGTTCCGCGACGAAACCGATCTCAATGTCTGGCGCGCGTTGCTCGGCGCCTTCAACTATCTTGATATGATCGTGACGGACGCGCAGCGCGCGCAATTGGCCGACGCGGTGCGCACGATCTTCGGACCCGCCGCCGCGCGGCTCGGCTGGCAAGCGAGCTCCGGCGACGACGAACTGACCCGTCAGTTGCGCGGCAACCTGATGAGTATGCTCGGCACGCTCGGCAACGACCCGGCGATCCAAAGCAAGGCGGCCGAGCTTTACACGGAATGGGACCGCAATCCGGCGAGCGCCGATCGCGATTTGGTCCCGGCGTTGATTGCGATTCTCGCCCATTGCGGCGACGCCGCCCGTTACGCAGAGTTCAAGCAACACTTTAAGTCGGCCCGCACTCCGCAGGAAGAGCAGCGCTACCTCTTCTCGCTGGCCGGTTTCCCCGGAATCGAAGTGTTGCGGCAAACAATGGCGATGACCCTCAACGGCGAGGTGCGCACGCAGAACGCACCCTTCCTGATGCATTCGCTCCTCTACAATTCGACTTCGCGCTACGAAGCCTGGGAGTTTGTCCGCAGGAACTGGGACGCGATGATCGACAAGTACCCCGACAGCGCCCTGCCGCGGATGTGCGAGGCGATCGTGGGCCTGCTCGATCGCCAGGATGAGGTCAACGCCTTCTTTGAGCAGCACAAGGTTCGGCTCGGCGGCAAGATCATCGATCAGCATCTCGAACGGCTCGCAGTCGCTGTCGAATTCCGCCGCCGCGAAGGCGCCAAGCTCGAAGCCTCGCTGCGAGGTTAA
- the hpnK gene encoding hopanoid biosynthesis-associated protein HpnK, translating to MACLIKPGIGSAAASFNPDGRAARAGKAVIITADDFGLSREVNAGVVRAHREGILTATSLIVAGAARDEAAAIARATPTLDVGLHLVVCRGFAVTAPADLAGLVDTTGAFAQNPTLAGMRYFFNRRMRAMLTREIRAQIELHLQLVGYLNHLDGHLNFHAHPVIVNILMELAAEYRIPCIRIPREPVFTTLALARDHMARKLVEAIIFRALSRRLRRRLESCAIRTTDWLFGLHQSGHLSERYLIGIIRRLRPGITEIYFHPAEDIGATPPPTEAQAEVRMLISAKVRAALDSAGVALTSFAASR from the coding sequence GTGGCCTGTCTAATCAAGCCGGGCATCGGCAGCGCTGCGGCCTCGTTCAATCCTGACGGCCGCGCCGCGCGCGCGGGCAAGGCCGTGATCATCACCGCCGACGACTTCGGCCTCTCGCGCGAAGTCAACGCGGGCGTGGTGCGAGCGCATCGCGAGGGTATCCTGACCGCGACCAGCCTGATAGTCGCCGGCGCCGCGCGCGATGAAGCCGCGGCGATCGCGCGCGCAACCCCGACGCTCGACGTTGGGCTGCATCTCGTGGTCTGCCGCGGTTTCGCGGTGACGGCGCCCGCCGATTTGGCGGGACTCGTGGACACGACAGGAGCGTTTGCCCAAAATCCAACACTGGCCGGGATGCGCTATTTTTTCAATCGGCGAATGCGCGCGATGCTCACCCGCGAAATTCGGGCGCAAATCGAGCTGCACTTGCAGCTCGTCGGTTATCTGAACCATCTCGACGGTCATCTGAACTTTCACGCTCATCCAGTGATCGTCAATATCCTGATGGAACTCGCCGCCGAGTATCGCATCCCGTGCATCCGGATCCCGCGTGAACCGGTCTTCACCACGCTCGCGCTCGCGCGCGATCACATGGCGCGGAAACTCGTCGAGGCGATCATTTTTCGCGCGCTGTCGCGAAGACTGCGCCGCCGGCTCGAGAGCTGCGCCATCCGCACCACCGACTGGCTCTTCGGACTCCATCAGAGCGGCCATCTTTCCGAGCGCTATCTCATCGGCATAATCCGGAGACTGCGGCCCGGTATCACGGAGATCTACTTTCATCCAGCAGAGGATATCGGCGCGACGCCCCCGCCCACCGAGGCGCAAGCTGAGGTGCGGATGCTTATCAGTGCTAAGGTCCGCGCCGCGCTCGATTCCGCCGGCGTGGCGCTGACGAGCTTTGCGGCATCGCGCTAG